A genomic stretch from Astatotilapia calliptera chromosome 4, fAstCal1.2, whole genome shotgun sequence includes:
- the LOC113020808 gene encoding ras-related C3 botulinum toxin substrate 1-like: MQTIKCVVVGDGEVGKTCLLINYTTKAFPGEYIPTVFDNYSANVLFDGKPVSLNLWDTAGQEDYDRLRPLSYPQTDIFLICFSLVSPASFENVRNKWIHEVRHHCQNTPIILVGTKMDLRDDKDALEKHKKEKKTNISPINYPDGLALSKEIGSVKYLECSALTQRGVKTLFDEAIRIAVSPPPITKKTKKCLLL; this comes from the exons ATGCAGACCATTAAGTGTGTCGTCGTCGGAGACGG AGAAGTAGGTAAGACCTGTCTGCTCATCAACTACACCACCAAAGCCTTTCCTGGAGAGTACATCCCCACAGT GTTCGACAACTACTCCGCCAATGTTTTGTTCGATGGGAAGCCGGTGAGCCTGAACCTTTGGGATACAGCAGGACAAGAAGACTAtgacagactccgcccccttTCCTACCCACAGACG GACATTTTTCTCATCTGCTTTTCCCTCGTGTCTCCTGCGTCATTTGAAAATGTCCGTAATAAG TGGATTCATGAGGTGAGACACCATTGTCAGAACACTCCCATAATCCTCGTGGGGACCAAAATGGATCTGAGAGATGACAAAGACGCTTTAGAGAAGcacaagaaggagaagaagactAATATCTCTCCCATTAACTACCCTGATGGACTGGCCCTGTCCAAAGAGATTG GTTCTGTCAAGTACCTGGAGTGCTCAGCTTTGACTCAACGTGGTGTTAAAACTCTGTTTGATGAGGCCATCAGGATTGCCGTGTCCCCTCCACCTATCACCAAGAAGACAAAGAAGTGCCTTCTCCTCTAA
- the LOC113020809 gene encoding ras-related C3 botulinum toxin substrate 1-like, with the protein MQPIKCVVVGDGAVGKTCLLIGYTTNAFPGEEIPSVFDNYSTNVMVDGKSVNLGLWDTAGQEDYDRLRPLSYPETNVFLICFSLVMPASYENVRHKWCHEVRHHCPNAPIILVGTKLDLRDDKDTLEKLKKNKISPITYSQGVALSKEIGSVQYLECSALTQRGVKTVFDEVVRAVLCPSPIKKKANKCSVL; encoded by the exons AGCAGTGGGTAAGACCTGTCTGCTCATCGGCTACACCACCAATGCCTTTCCCGGAGAGGAAATCCCCTCTGT GTTCGACAACTACTCCACCAATGTTATGGTGGATGGGAAGTCAGTGAACCTGGGCCTTTGGGATACAGCAGGACAAGAAGACTAcgacagactccgcccccttTCCTACCCAGAGACG AATGTGTTTCTCATCTGCTTTTCACTCGTGATGCCTGCCTCGTATGAAAACGTTCGTCATAAG TGGTGCCATGAGGTGAGACACCATTGTCCCAACGCTCCCATAATCCTCGTAGGCACCAAACTGGACCTGAGAGATGACAAGGACACCCTGGAGAAGCTGAAGAAGAATAAAATCTCTCCAATTACTTATTCTCAAGGAGTGGCCCTGTCCAAAGAGATTG GTTCTGTCCAGTACCTGGAGTGCTCAGCCCTGACGCAACGTGGcgttaaaactgtgtttgatgAAGTCGTTCGGGCTGTCCTGTGCCCTTCACCCATCAAAAAGAAGGCAAATAAATGCTCTGTCCTCTAA